A single region of the Bacillus sp. 2205SS5-2 genome encodes:
- a CDS encoding YitT family protein, which translates to MSKDIILEIKKFSIVLIGALLNAIALNLFLIPANVYAGGFTGVAQLLSSIITDNTPFSISTGILLLLLNIPVTILGWIKVGKSFTIYSFVSVVSMSFFLEIIPVNEISPDIILNAIFGGVIGAIGVGLTLKWGASTGGMDIIAMLLSKMKDRPVGIYFFIMNGVIIISAGALYGWENALYTLVGLYASTRVIDAIHTRHEKLTAMIITKKSKELKQAIHSKMVRGITTVPAKGAFSNESKEMMIIVITRYELFDLEHIIKEVDPTAFTNIVQTTGIFGFFRKD; encoded by the coding sequence ATGTCAAAAGATATTATATTAGAAATTAAGAAATTTTCAATAGTTCTAATAGGAGCACTTTTGAATGCAATAGCTCTTAATTTGTTTTTAATACCTGCCAATGTGTATGCTGGAGGATTCACTGGGGTTGCCCAACTTCTTTCAAGTATCATTACGGATAACACACCGTTTTCTATTTCGACAGGGATATTATTATTATTACTAAACATTCCCGTCACAATATTAGGGTGGATCAAAGTTGGGAAAAGTTTTACAATATACAGCTTTGTTTCGGTAGTATCAATGTCGTTTTTTTTAGAAATAATCCCAGTAAATGAAATTTCACCTGATATTATCTTAAATGCGATTTTTGGTGGGGTGATTGGTGCTATAGGTGTAGGGCTCACTCTAAAATGGGGAGCTTCAACCGGCGGTATGGATATTATTGCTATGTTATTATCTAAAATGAAGGATAGACCTGTGGGAATCTATTTTTTTATCATGAATGGAGTCATCATCATTAGCGCTGGTGCCCTTTATGGCTGGGAAAATGCGTTGTACACATTAGTTGGGTTATATGCATCTACAAGAGTAATCGATGCGATTCATACCCGTCATGAAAAATTAACAGCGATGATTATTACAAAAAAATCGAAAGAATTAAAACAAGCAATTCATTCTAAAATGGTCCGGGGCATTACCACCGTACCAGCTAAGGGTGCCTTCTCAAATGAGAGCAAAGAAATGATGATTATTGTTATTACTCGATATGAATTATTTGATTTAGAACACATTATAAAAGAAGTTGATCCGACAGCCTTTACAAACATTGTTCAGACGACAGGAATTTTCGGCTTTTTTAGAAAAGACTAA
- a CDS encoding undecaprenyl-diphosphate phosphatase has protein sequence MTENFYFLLKYLFLGIFQGFTEPIPISSSGHLQLAKHFFHLELKGLTFDILVNTASLFAVLLIYRKDLLRLIKNGLSFISSKNQESKADFMFILYLIIGTIPAGVIGLLFGDFIEAKLKDVSTVAIALLITGLALWLIRNLKGRKSDGELTVKDAIIVGFAQAIALIPGISRSGATIVAAMGLGMKQETALRFSFLLYIPVSLGVTVKSIGDLLEDQHLAELMIPYTLAFIGSLVASYFSLKWFMNIMAKGNLKYFAVYCFIVGTLVLLFL, from the coding sequence ATGACAGAAAACTTCTATTTTTTATTAAAATATTTATTCCTAGGTATTTTTCAAGGTTTCACCGAACCGATACCGATATCATCTAGTGGACATTTACAGCTTGCAAAACATTTTTTTCATTTAGAATTAAAAGGTTTAACCTTTGATATCCTTGTTAATACGGCATCGCTTTTTGCTGTCTTGCTCATTTATCGGAAAGACCTTCTCCGTTTAATTAAAAACGGCCTTTCTTTTATTTCTAGTAAGAACCAAGAAAGCAAAGCCGATTTTATGTTTATCCTTTATTTAATCATTGGAACGATTCCAGCAGGTGTAATTGGTCTACTATTCGGAGATTTTATTGAAGCAAAACTTAAAGACGTTTCAACAGTTGCGATTGCTCTTCTTATAACAGGGTTAGCGTTATGGTTAATTCGGAACTTGAAAGGTCGAAAAAGTGACGGAGAACTAACTGTCAAGGATGCAATCATCGTTGGATTTGCTCAAGCGATTGCCTTAATTCCTGGTATTAGCCGATCAGGAGCAACGATTGTAGCGGCTATGGGCCTTGGGATGAAACAAGAGACCGCTTTACGCTTCTCGTTTCTATTGTACATCCCTGTTAGTCTAGGCGTGACCGTGAAATCCATTGGTGATTTATTAGAAGATCAGCATTTAGCAGAGTTGATGATTCCCTATACTCTTGCCTTTATCGGATCGTTAGTGGCTTCTTATTTTTCATTAAAATGGTTTATGAATATTATGGCAAAGGGGAACTTGAAATATTTTGCTGTCTACTGTTTCATTGTTGGTACACTAGTATTACTCTTTCTATAA
- a CDS encoding DUF2268 domain-containing putative Zn-dependent protease (predicted Zn-dependent protease with a strongly conserved HExxH motif), whose translation MAVVATHSALLKNGGNLVDLLKSLKFSQKESEHLSKYLKQFGIYRRKLDFETIVQEFQEKRYWQKVRRFEIKYRKLWSGPDVPIYILPMDQGSEGAMSGVSFKDKIFLFLTTGVTDKKLEALFIHEYHHCVRMNELLKKKKKFNLLDSIVFEGLAEQAVKEYCGKEYVADWCNRYDSDQLKKMWKASILPNLEVEKGVRRHEHILYGKGFSPSMMGYAVGYFLIQEWLKKHEDSTKKMLMKSSETFILQENE comes from the coding sequence TTGGCGGTAGTAGCAACCCATTCTGCGTTACTCAAGAATGGTGGGAATTTGGTTGATTTATTGAAATCCTTAAAATTCAGTCAGAAAGAGTCTGAGCATTTGTCCAAATACTTGAAACAATTTGGTATTTATAGAAGAAAATTAGATTTTGAAACGATTGTTCAAGAATTTCAGGAAAAGAGATATTGGCAAAAGGTTAGAAGGTTTGAAATTAAATACAGAAAATTGTGGAGCGGTCCGGACGTTCCCATATACATTCTTCCGATGGACCAAGGAAGTGAAGGCGCCATGTCTGGGGTGTCATTTAAAGATAAAATTTTTTTGTTTTTAACCACAGGAGTAACGGACAAAAAATTAGAAGCACTCTTTATTCATGAATATCATCACTGTGTGAGGATGAACGAACTATTGAAAAAAAAGAAAAAATTTAACTTGTTAGACTCAATAGTGTTTGAGGGTTTGGCAGAGCAGGCTGTTAAAGAGTATTGCGGGAAGGAGTATGTGGCAGATTGGTGCAACAGATATGATAGCGACCAATTAAAAAAAATGTGGAAAGCATCTATTTTACCTAATCTTGAAGTAGAAAAGGGAGTAAGACGTCATGAACATATCTTATATGGTAAAGGGTTTTCTCCTTCTATGATGGGGTATGCAGTCGGCTATTTTCTTATACAAGAGTGGCTAAAAAAGCATGAAGATTCAACTAAAAAGATGTTAATGAAATCTTCAGAAACATTTATTTTACAAGAAAATGAATAG
- a CDS encoding hydrolase, which yields MRQRKFQLEKEWCIVHYPEKPNGFAVMILGDCHHYVDEESSFWSQHETRKNIIKELTVRGYLVCYTNLYGCHWGNDKAVNLAKMLYHHVIRTEIINERFHILADGMGGLVVEKLLPLLRDRIRSVVLYSPCLSIPVHLDFEKEQKFFYKKVLKELALAYNQSVVDCVGFFKNKNEVLCCETIDVPICIIQWVGSNRYVSQFHLIKDLYLQRMKQHKTVDLHYLLPEKSQTVSSKIIAFYEKQESIL from the coding sequence ATGAGGCAGCGGAAATTTCAATTAGAAAAAGAGTGGTGCATTGTTCATTATCCAGAGAAACCAAACGGATTTGCCGTGATGATCCTAGGTGACTGTCATCATTATGTAGATGAAGAAAGTAGTTTTTGGTCGCAACACGAAACGAGAAAAAACATCATAAAGGAATTAACCGTTAGAGGCTATCTAGTTTGTTACACTAATCTTTATGGATGCCATTGGGGGAATGATAAAGCAGTAAATTTAGCGAAAATGCTCTATCATCATGTGATCAGAACGGAAATCATTAACGAACGTTTTCACATCCTAGCTGATGGGATGGGAGGTTTGGTCGTAGAAAAACTTCTACCCCTACTCCGAGATAGAATTCGGTCTGTTGTGCTGTATTCACCCTGCTTATCAATCCCGGTTCATCTAGATTTTGAAAAAGAACAAAAATTTTTTTACAAGAAGGTGTTAAAGGAACTTGCTCTTGCATATAATCAATCTGTCGTTGATTGTGTGGGATTTTTCAAAAATAAAAATGAGGTCCTATGTTGTGAAACAATTGATGTGCCAATATGTATCATCCAATGGGTTGGGTCAAATCGATATGTATCACAATTTCATCTTATCAAAGATTTGTATTTACAAAGAATGAAACAGCATAAAACGGTTGATTTACACTATTTACTTCCAGAAAAAAGTCAGACAGTCAGTTCTAAAATCATTGCGTTTTACGAGAAACAAGAATCTATTTTATAG
- the fabF gene encoding beta-ketoacyl-ACP synthase II: MEKKRVVVTGVGAVTPMGNNIETTWENIKDGKSGIDVMTRLNPDEFPAKVVGEVKEFNTENWLDRKDARKMDRFTQYAVAASLMAVQDANLTISEENAHRVGVWIGSGIGGMETFEKQFEVFQKRGYRRVSPFFVPMMIPDMAAGQVSISLGAKGMNSCTVTACATGTNSIGDAFKVIQRGDADVMVSGGAEAPITMMSMAGFSSNTALSTNPDPKKASRPFDANRDGFVMGEGAGVVILEELEHALARGANILAEIVGYGSTGDAYHITSPAPEGEGGARAMKIAIEDGGLVPTDIDYINAHGTSTDYNDKFETMAIKSVFGEHAYNLAVSSTKSMTGHLLGAAGGVEAIFTVLALKEGILPPTMNYETPDPECDLDYVPNQARKQDIKAAMSNSLGFGGHNATIVFKRFEN, from the coding sequence ATGGAAAAAAAGCGAGTAGTAGTAACAGGTGTAGGTGCTGTTACACCTATGGGCAATAATATTGAAACAACTTGGGAAAACATAAAAGACGGAAAATCTGGGATCGACGTGATGACCCGATTAAATCCTGATGAATTTCCGGCAAAAGTAGTTGGAGAAGTAAAAGAATTTAATACTGAAAACTGGTTGGATCGAAAAGATGCTAGGAAAATGGATCGTTTTACACAATACGCTGTAGCAGCATCATTAATGGCCGTGCAAGATGCTAACTTAACAATAAGTGAAGAGAATGCCCATCGAGTGGGGGTGTGGATTGGCTCAGGAATTGGAGGGATGGAAACGTTTGAAAAACAATTTGAAGTTTTTCAAAAACGAGGATATCGTCGAGTTAGTCCTTTTTTCGTTCCGATGATGATACCGGATATGGCAGCTGGTCAAGTATCGATTTCACTTGGAGCAAAAGGAATGAATTCATGCACAGTTACTGCTTGTGCAACAGGTACGAACTCTATTGGAGACGCCTTCAAGGTCATTCAAAGAGGTGATGCAGATGTTATGGTTTCAGGAGGAGCAGAAGCCCCTATAACTATGATGTCAATGGCAGGATTTAGCTCAAATACCGCCTTATCTACGAATCCAGATCCTAAAAAAGCGAGCCGGCCGTTCGATGCTAATCGTGATGGCTTCGTAATGGGCGAAGGAGCTGGAGTTGTTATTCTTGAAGAGTTGGAGCATGCACTTGCTCGAGGAGCGAATATCTTAGCAGAAATCGTTGGATATGGCTCAACTGGAGACGCATATCATATCACTTCTCCTGCTCCAGAAGGGGAAGGTGGTGCACGGGCCATGAAGATTGCAATAGAAGATGGTGGGCTCGTTCCAACAGATATTGATTACATTAATGCACATGGAACCAGTACGGACTATAATGATAAATTTGAAACAATGGCCATTAAATCTGTTTTTGGAGAACATGCCTATAATCTTGCGGTAAGTTCAACAAAGTCTATGACTGGTCATTTGCTCGGTGCAGCAGGTGGTGTTGAGGCCATTTTTACCGTCTTAGCGTTAAAAGAAGGGATTTTACCTCCAACCATGAATTATGAAACTCCAGATCCGGAGTGTGACCTCGATTACGTACCCAATCAAGCGAGGAAACAAGACATTAAAGCAGCTATGAGCAACTCATTAGGCTTTGGTGGTCATAATGCGACAATAGTCTTTAAACGATTTGAAAACTAA
- a CDS encoding BsuPI-related putative proteinase inhibitor has product MKKWVCFMLLCTSLFSTMQMTYGMTKKELQWSVEGTVIGEEMKITLSLQNKSSSTYTFQFPTSQMFDYCIYNEQNQKVYRHSDGKRFLQSLHTLTLKPGQSKVWTSVWQMRPDLPGGDYSIIASFLPTKPKAKDSLQTNYSFKVDDSRDTFRNLKVLVKGKGQFEISGEAKTREGSFYYTVEDGHDVLVEETLVKVNKKEPSWTQFVFIVTETESWVGNDNAILMLYERDQANGTPLNQFTIKLHNQTTQ; this is encoded by the coding sequence TTGAAGAAATGGGTTTGTTTTATGCTTCTATGTACGTCTCTTTTTTCAACGATGCAAATGACATATGGAATGACAAAAAAAGAATTACAGTGGAGTGTTGAAGGTACAGTTATTGGAGAAGAAATGAAAATCACCCTTTCATTGCAGAATAAAAGCTCGTCTACTTATACGTTTCAGTTTCCAACAAGTCAAATGTTTGATTACTGCATTTATAATGAACAAAATCAAAAGGTTTATCGTCATAGTGATGGAAAGCGATTTCTTCAGTCTCTTCATACTCTTACATTAAAACCTGGGCAATCGAAAGTATGGACAAGTGTTTGGCAAATGAGACCAGATTTACCTGGAGGAGATTATTCCATTATCGCCAGTTTTCTACCCACGAAACCAAAAGCTAAGGATTCTTTACAAACAAACTATTCTTTTAAAGTGGATGATTCGCGAGACACTTTTCGAAATTTAAAGGTTTTAGTTAAGGGAAAGGGTCAGTTTGAAATCTCAGGAGAGGCCAAAACGAGAGAGGGTAGTTTTTATTACACCGTAGAAGATGGTCATGATGTATTAGTTGAAGAGACACTTGTTAAAGTGAATAAAAAGGAACCAAGCTGGACTCAATTTGTGTTTATAGTAACAGAAACGGAGAGCTGGGTTGGAAATGACAATGCTATTCTCATGCTTTACGAAAGAGATCAAGCAAATGGAACACCTTTGAATCAGTTTACAATAAAGCTGCATAACCAAACGACTCAATAA
- a CDS encoding ComZ family protein, producing the protein MNQDKSMQFMQIAMKYFPQAKDQLEEAGIDVTMDMLQPFMTLFTQVMSEAYELGIQDAKNEQK; encoded by the coding sequence ATGAATCAAGATAAAAGCATGCAATTTATGCAAATTGCCATGAAGTACTTTCCACAAGCAAAAGATCAATTAGAAGAAGCGGGTATTGATGTAACCATGGACATGCTTCAACCGTTTATGACGCTCTTTACTCAAGTAATGTCAGAAGCGTACGAACTAGGAATTCAAGATGCAAAAAATGAGCAGAAATAA
- a CDS encoding BMP family ABC transporter substrate-binding protein: MNKGFLFLFLIIFIAILSACSPEQDSEEINKVGLLVPETISDQVWGTKGYKGLLKIQSQHDIEVYYEEEMNSEAATLNAIMRFDEQGVNLIFGHGSEYGEYFNKIGLEYPHIHFVSFNSHSKLENTTSLSFESYAMGYFGGMTAAHMSNTGSVGIIAAFDWQPEVNGFIEGVQFQNPEAQVFVRFTEDWDDKEKAHDFLTELMSQKVDVLYPAGDGYNISVIETLKENGLFAIGYVSDQSDLGENTVLTSTVQHVDRLYEVVADQFIQGKLESGDLYFDFQDDVISLGRFSSNVDEEFQEKIRSYVEEYKKSGVLPEYQEVQS; encoded by the coding sequence GTGAACAAGGGTTTTCTATTTTTATTCCTCATAATATTTATTGCGATTCTTTCAGCTTGTTCACCAGAACAGGATAGTGAAGAAATAAACAAAGTAGGATTATTAGTGCCGGAAACAATTAGTGATCAAGTATGGGGCACGAAAGGCTATAAAGGCCTATTAAAAATTCAGTCTCAGCATGACATTGAGGTCTACTATGAAGAAGAAATGAACTCAGAGGCTGCAACTTTAAATGCCATAATGAGATTTGATGAACAAGGAGTTAACCTGATCTTTGGCCATGGAAGTGAATATGGTGAATATTTCAATAAAATAGGATTAGAGTATCCCCATATTCATTTTGTAAGTTTTAATAGTCATTCGAAGTTAGAGAACACTACAAGCTTATCTTTCGAATCATATGCTATGGGGTACTTCGGTGGAATGACAGCAGCACATATGTCCAATACCGGTTCGGTGGGTATTATTGCTGCCTTTGATTGGCAGCCTGAAGTCAATGGATTTATTGAAGGAGTGCAATTCCAAAACCCTGAAGCCCAAGTATTTGTTCGGTTTACAGAGGATTGGGACGATAAAGAAAAAGCTCATGATTTCTTAACAGAATTAATGAGTCAAAAGGTAGATGTATTGTATCCAGCTGGAGATGGGTACAATATCTCTGTGATTGAAACATTAAAAGAAAATGGCTTGTTTGCGATTGGGTATGTTTCTGATCAATCAGACTTAGGAGAAAATACGGTATTAACGAGCACTGTTCAGCATGTGGACAGGCTATACGAAGTGGTAGCAGATCAATTCATTCAAGGTAAGCTTGAATCAGGGGATTTATATTTTGATTTTCAAGATGATGTTATTTCACTGGGGCGATTTAGTTCAAATGTCGATGAGGAGTTTCAAGAAAAAATCAGATCATATGTTGAAGAATATAAAAAATCAGGTGTTTTACCTGAATATCAGGAGGTCCAGTCATGA
- a CDS encoding beta-ketoacyl-ACP synthase III, with the protein MNAGIIGIGKYVPENIVTNFDLEKKIDTSDEWIRTRTGIEERRIAPDSMETSDLAYEAALKALEDAQLQPEDIDLILVATVTPDQPFPTVACMLQDKLGAKNAAAMDVSAACAGFMYAMVTAKQYIENNAYKHILIVGVEKLSKITDWSDRNTAVLFGDGAGAAVIGPVSKNRGILAFELGSDGSGGKYLYQEKDFIHMNGREVFKFAVRQMGESSVSVLNKAGLTKEDVDFLIPHQANIRIMESARQRLELPEEKMSKTVHKYGNTSAASIPISMVDELEAGRIKEDDILVMVGFGGGLTWGAIVMRWGK; encoded by the coding sequence ATGAATGCTGGAATTATAGGAATTGGAAAATACGTTCCTGAAAACATCGTCACAAATTTCGATTTAGAAAAAAAAATTGATACATCAGACGAGTGGATTCGAACAAGAACAGGAATAGAAGAACGCAGAATAGCTCCAGATTCAATGGAAACATCAGATTTAGCATATGAGGCAGCCTTGAAAGCATTAGAGGATGCTCAACTTCAACCAGAGGATATTGATTTAATTCTTGTTGCAACAGTTACACCAGATCAACCATTCCCTACAGTAGCTTGTATGCTGCAAGATAAGTTAGGAGCAAAAAACGCGGCTGCAATGGATGTGAGTGCAGCGTGCGCTGGTTTTATGTATGCGATGGTAACAGCGAAACAGTATATTGAAAATAACGCTTATAAACATATCTTAATTGTAGGGGTTGAAAAATTATCTAAAATCACGGACTGGTCGGATAGAAATACGGCTGTTTTATTCGGTGATGGTGCTGGTGCAGCAGTTATTGGCCCGGTTTCGAAAAATAGAGGAATATTGGCCTTCGAGCTTGGCTCAGATGGGTCAGGAGGAAAATACTTATATCAAGAAAAAGACTTTATTCATATGAACGGACGTGAGGTATTTAAATTTGCCGTACGCCAAATGGGTGAGTCTAGTGTTTCTGTGCTAAATAAAGCCGGACTAACGAAAGAAGATGTGGACTTTTTAATTCCACACCAAGCGAATATCCGCATCATGGAATCTGCTCGTCAACGTCTGGAACTACCAGAAGAGAAAATGTCTAAGACTGTACACAAATACGGAAATACATCAGCTGCTTCCATTCCGATTTCTATGGTAGATGAATTAGAAGCAGGGAGAATAAAAGAAGATGATATACTAGTCATGGTTGGATTTGGTGGCGGCCTTACTTGGGGAGCCATAGTAATGAGATGGGGTAAATAA
- a CDS encoding YjzC family protein: protein MGQPRHFRGGEKAPNNGIYIEIGETGSNVKNPQKLKLKAGERFPENANHNRHWTYLPKP, encoded by the coding sequence ATGGGACAACCTCGACATTTTCGTGGAGGGGAAAAAGCACCAAATAACGGCATCTATATTGAAATTGGTGAAACAGGAAGTAATGTGAAAAACCCACAAAAACTGAAACTAAAAGCAGGAGAACGTTTTCCAGAAAACGCCAATCACAATCGTCATTGGACGTATTTACCGAAACCGTAA
- a CDS encoding AAA family ATPase, producing the protein MTNAVRRKPYSVLLLDEIEKAHSEVLIVLLQILDDRRVTESRGRNVNFKNTVIIMTSNIG; encoded by the coding sequence TTGACTAATGCGGTTCGTAGAAAACCATATTCAGTTCTATTATTAGATGAAATTGAAAAAGCACACAGTGAGGTCCTCATTGTACTTCTACAAATATTAGATGACAGAAGAGTGACTGAATCACGGGGAAGAAACGTCAACTTTAAAAATACGGTAATCATCATGACTAGCAATATTGGCTAG
- a CDS encoding YjzD family protein: MRYFWTFFWTFLLVEMLSYVVSSMNGASFDFETGAILAVIATLLIFVVSAVIPNDPIEKH; this comes from the coding sequence GTGAGATATTTTTGGACGTTTTTTTGGACTTTTTTATTAGTTGAAATGCTTTCTTATGTTGTTAGTTCCATGAATGGTGCATCGTTTGATTTTGAAACGGGAGCGATTCTTGCTGTCATAGCAACATTGTTAATATTTGTTGTATCCGCTGTCATTCCAAATGACCCTATCGAGAAGCATTAA
- a CDS encoding DUF3813 domain-containing protein produces the protein MTNPLYVQARDFVEQAVQACEAGDTEVKQAYIDKAKNALSSAYANSNVYEQAQLRQMQTELSQLH, from the coding sequence ATGACAAACCCACTTTATGTACAAGCACGTGACTTTGTAGAACAGGCTGTTCAAGCTTGTGAGGCAGGGGATACCGAGGTAAAGCAAGCCTATATCGATAAAGCTAAGAACGCTTTATCGAGCGCCTACGCCAACAGTAATGTCTACGAACAAGCACAATTAAGACAAATGCAAACAGAACTCAGCCAGCTTCATTAA
- a CDS encoding metal-sulfur cluster assembly factor — translation MDQEMKDSLMGALEQVVDPELGIDIVNLGLVYDVDLNSDGLAKVTMTLTSMGCPLAGTIVDQVKIALGDLPEVKETEVDIVWNPPWSRDMMSRYAKIALGIR, via the coding sequence ATGGATCAAGAGATGAAAGACAGTTTGATGGGAGCATTAGAACAAGTAGTGGACCCTGAATTAGGAATAGATATTGTTAACTTAGGCTTAGTGTATGATGTGGATTTAAACAGTGATGGATTAGCAAAAGTTACGATGACGCTTACTTCTATGGGATGTCCTCTCGCAGGAACGATTGTTGATCAAGTGAAAATTGCCCTAGGTGATTTACCTGAAGTAAAAGAAACAGAGGTAGACATCGTTTGGAACCCACCATGGAGCCGTGACATGATGTCTCGATACGCTAAAATAGCATTAGGAATTCGTTAA
- a CDS encoding Crp/Fnr family transcriptional regulator: MQTPVGIPSEIKNMFLEVNQKRNLEKGSFLFQEGMVASELFFVVKGKFQVSKVIPDGKELSLKISSPGEVLGELTLFCSSSAYMLNAKALETTELLVMKKSDFEEKLASNPHLTLEWLKYVQLQNRKNQTKFRDLILHGKKGALYSTLIRLSNSYGKMTSDGLVIELSLTNQEISNFCGTSREVVNRLLNDLKRENVLSFTKGIITIYRLSYLKKEIDCEECPIEICRID; encoded by the coding sequence ATGCAAACGCCTGTAGGAATTCCTTCAGAAATAAAAAATATGTTTTTAGAAGTTAATCAAAAAAGAAATTTGGAAAAGGGCAGTTTTCTTTTTCAAGAAGGAATGGTTGCTTCTGAGTTATTTTTTGTGGTTAAAGGGAAATTTCAAGTAAGTAAAGTGATTCCTGATGGGAAGGAACTTTCATTAAAAATATCTTCACCAGGTGAAGTCTTAGGTGAGCTAACCCTATTTTGTTCTTCTTCTGCTTATATGCTGAATGCAAAAGCTTTAGAAACAACTGAACTATTAGTGATGAAAAAATCCGATTTTGAAGAGAAATTGGCCAGCAACCCTCACCTCACATTGGAGTGGTTAAAGTATGTCCAATTACAAAACCGGAAAAACCAAACAAAATTTCGTGATTTAATCCTTCATGGTAAAAAGGGAGCACTATACTCCACGTTGATTCGTTTGTCCAATAGCTACGGAAAAATGACTTCAGATGGACTAGTCATTGAACTATCGTTAACGAATCAAGAAATCTCAAATTTTTGTGGAACTTCTCGAGAAGTCGTCAATCGGTTGTTAAACGACCTTAAAAGAGAAAATGTCCTTTCTTTCACGAAAGGAATCATCACCATTTATCGTCTCTCCTATTTAAAGAAGGAAATTGATTGCGAAGAATGCCCAATAGAGATTTGTCGTATTGATTAA
- a CDS encoding Cof-type HAD-IIB family hydrolase, whose product MTDKHLIALDLDGTLLTDEKKISAKTKAILHKLMEKGHEVMIATGRPYRASEVYYQELGLTTPIVNFNGAFVHHPLNNEWGMYHEPMSVEIALSIVEACKDFSFHNIIAEVMDDVYFHYHDERLIDVFSFGNPNIETGELHTILTDHPTSMLIHAEEFEVATIRQHLSDVHAEVIDHRRWAAPWHVIEIVKKGLNKAKGIDIVAKHFGIPPERIIAFGDEDNDLEMIEYAGSGIAMGNAIPSLKAIANEVILSNEEDGIGIYLEKRFSL is encoded by the coding sequence ATGACAGACAAACACTTAATCGCATTAGATTTAGACGGAACTCTCCTAACAGACGAAAAAAAAATCTCAGCTAAAACGAAAGCAATTCTACATAAGCTCATGGAAAAGGGTCATGAAGTTATGATTGCAACTGGCAGACCTTACCGAGCTAGTGAAGTGTATTACCAAGAACTGGGTCTAACGACACCGATTGTCAATTTTAATGGAGCATTTGTACATCATCCCCTAAACAATGAGTGGGGAATGTATCATGAGCCAATGTCAGTTGAAATTGCCTTAAGCATTGTAGAGGCCTGCAAAGATTTTTCCTTTCACAACATTATCGCTGAAGTAATGGATGATGTTTATTTTCATTATCATGATGAACGTTTAATTGATGTGTTTAGCTTCGGCAATCCAAACATAGAAACAGGCGAGCTTCACACAATTTTGACTGATCACCCAACCTCCATGCTTATTCATGCAGAAGAATTTGAAGTTGCAACTATCCGTCAACACTTAAGCGATGTTCATGCTGAAGTAATTGATCACCGCCGTTGGGCTGCACCATGGCACGTAATTGAAATTGTGAAAAAAGGGCTAAATAAAGCAAAAGGTATCGACATAGTTGCTAAACACTTCGGAATTCCACCTGAACGGATCATTGCCTTTGGTGATGAAGATAATGATTTAGAAATGATTGAATATGCTGGTAGTGGAATCGCAATGGGCAATGCCATCCCTTCCCTAAAGGCCATTGCAAACGAAGTTATTTTATCCAATGAAGAAGATGGTATAGGTATTTATTTAGAGAAGCGATTTTCATTATAA